GAGGAGGCGTGTCTTGCCGGACACCTCTCTCAGCTGGCCTCGATGGCCGCTCTTTTCCTACCCTCAGCCCTTTCTACCCTCGCCCCCCTGCTTGGGCCTCCCGGCCCAAAAGGGCGAAAGTCGAGTCTGAGGCCATGGCCTGTACCTCATGAAGGAGATCGTCGAGCGGCTGAAGGGACGGCTCCTCTGCGCCAACCGTGAAGAGGGCGGCGCCCGTGTCCAGATCCTCCTTCCGCGAGAGGAGCGTGCCCGATGAAGCGCCGCGAGAGGCTGTCACTCCTCATTGTCGACGATCAAGACGAGGTGCTGGAGGTCTACCATGACGTGCTGCAGACGGAGCTGAAACACCAGGTCGACTGCGTGACGATGCCGGCGGAAGCGCTCCGCCATGTGCGCAACACGCTCTTCGACATCGTCATCGTGGACGCGAAGAACAGCTACAAGGGGGCGCCGCTCGGAGGACTCATCCTCGCCGACGAGATCGGCGCCATCCTCGGGAAGGGCTCGGTGCTCCTCATGTCGCAATATAACGTCCGCGAGGAGGTCCGCCACTTCAACCCGGAGTTCAGAGCTCCTAACAAAAGTCAGGTTTGAAGGCCTCGAAAGAGTATCAGGCAGGAGTCGAGCACGAGGAGGGCGAAGTGGACATCGTCTCGGCGTTCATCACGCACGCGCAGGCGCCGAATCTGGTTGATCCACGCGTTGGTGCGCTCCACCACCCAGCGGTGCGGACCCAGCCGATGCTTCGACTCAATGCCGGGCCGTGCGATGCGGGGAGTGATGCCGCGTCGGCGCAGGCCCCAGCGGTTCTTGCGCGAAGAGTACGCCTTGTCCGCATGCAGTTTGCCGGGCCGATGTCGGGGGTGGCCGCGGGGCTGCTTCACGTCGGGCACCGCATCCAGCAGAGGGAACAGTTCGTGGGTGTCGTGGACGTTGGCTCCCGTCAGACTCTCGGCCAGGGGCAGGCCCTTTCTGTCGACGAGAAGATGATGCTTACTACCCGCCTTCGCTCGGTCCGTCGGGTTCTTGCCCGTGAGGGCCCCCCTTTTGAAGCTCGGACACTCGAGGAGTCGATCGAGGCGCGGCTGAAGTCCACCAGGCCCCGCTGGCCCAGTTCGTTGAGCAGGACGCGCTGCAGTTGCTCGAACACCCCGGCGCGCATCCACTGCTCCATGCGTCGC
The sequence above is a segment of the Pyxidicoccus trucidator genome. Coding sequences within it:
- a CDS encoding response regulator; translation: MKRRERLSLLIVDDQDEVLEVYHDVLQTELKHQVDCVTMPAEALRHVRNTLFDIVIVDAKNSYKGAPLGGLILADEIGAILGKGSVLLMSQYNVREEVRHFNPEFRAPNKSQV
- a CDS encoding IS5 family transposase (programmed frameshift) produces the protein MARDLVPDALWERVAPLLPVPKKKKPGRPRANDRAALEAIVFVLKTGIPWEMLPAKQFGLSGMTAWRRMEQWMRAGVFEQLQRVLLNELGQRGLVDFSRASIDSSSVRAFKRGALTGKNPTDRAKAGSKHHLLVDRKGLPLAESLTGANVHDTHELFPLLDAVPDVKQPRGHPRHRPGKLHADKAYSSRKNRWGLRRRGITPRIARPGIESKHRLGPHRWVVERTNAWINQIRRLRVRDERRDDVHFALLVLDSCLILFRGLQT